AGCCGCGCAAGATTTTGGGTGGCGAtgccaagctagctagctaaaaGATTCCTCACAGCTTTGGTACTAGACAGATCTTTGAGAGTTTGGCAGGGGGGGCGACCGATGGGTCCAAATCGGTGACAGCTCTAACGATCCTGAACCGAAAGCTTGCACTATCCTTGCTCAAATGCCAAACTACTGCTACtactcctgctgctgctcctccggcCTCTCCGTCAGATCCAAACATCTTTGTACGGTTCGTGCAGGATCAAGTTACAGAAGAACCAAAAAAGGAGACACGCGCGAGCAGATCAATTGGGACTGAGTTTTCTGACTGACCTTTTTCCTGTCGCAACGATCCAGCAGGTGTggatgatggatggatggatgcaggGAAAACGCTGCCCGGAAGAtcaaaggaagaagaactcCAGACAGCACTGGGTGGTTTATTCTTCTTCTAGAACTCAGGGGAATCTGATCGATCTGACGCCTCCCTCGCGACGTGTCACGCGACTCAAAATCCCAAATGTATAAAATAGTGGCAGTGCTGCTCTGATCAGATCGGCTGATGCAACAGAAAACGGGATCAGACGGCCGGCCACGCCTACACACTACACAGCAGAAAGCGAGTACCAAGAAGAACACATGGGTCTCCTGTTATTATCCCCTCGTGGGTCTCGCAGTTACATGAAAGAGATGAGGGATGCAACATGGAAGAAGCGGATCGTATCCGCTGCGCCACTCACTAAATATTTGTTAATAATAATCAGTGAGATATTAATTATGGGATTAGAACGGTAGCCTGGCAAAGGGGGGAGTAGTAAATGACAGCGCGCGTCGTCCGTTTCTTCCTTTTCAAAATTACTGCTCCAGGAGTGGAGTAATATCCAAACCGCGGCGGCAGCCCTCGTGCGGCGGCGTTGGAACGTAGTAACGCTGTCTGCTGCCGCAGCATCGGCGCCATCGCGCTAATGCGTGCCTCGATCGCGACGGACAACATCCGTGGATGGATCCATCAACGTGGAGTGCCCCCCGGAACGAAGTCGAAGATGACAAAAGGTGCAGAGGCCAGCTGCTTGCCGCGGACGGCGAAAGCCACTTGACAGACGGTCTGTTTCTTACTATAAGCACCCGGCCGGCGGCGTTTCCCCGGTCCACGGCCAGTGACGGGACAATTAACGGCGACGTATATGCGTGCCGGGCCCGGCAGGCAGGCGCGCGGCATCGGCTCCTTGGACGCAAAAGCAAAGCTAAGAAAATCGTGTGGCACGCTACGAGTCGATCTGTTCTTCATTCCCTCCACCATTTTTACTTACTTAAATCAGGCCGGCAGTCAGTCAGTCTGCACTGACGTCCACCTCTACACAAGCTCTGCGACTCTGCGTTCCCCCCGCTTCCGATTTCCGGAGAATCTCCACTGCAGAGTGCAGCAGCAGAGTTGCGTCATTGCTTCTCGTGGTTATTTGTCCTCTACACGCACTGTACAACTCAGTTTAAACATCTGATTTGGTAGTCGCGAGTTCACTGCAACAAAACTATCTCTTAAAGAATCGTCTAATTGCCACTCATTCTATACGTGTCACGATCTTTTGGCTATActtgattggttttcatgactttcaaaaataattgtatttttaaaaaataatattttaacataattattatttatcagaaatttttaaaatatgagcgacacatatttaaacaactcatgcaaAACACAAATTCTTAATTTTGTAGAGAGCAcagagctttttttttagctagTAAAGGAAAAATAAGTACTTTCCTGGGCCGAGTGCCCGGTCATACAGCGGCCCGTCGGCGCACCCCCTGGCCCGAGTGCGTTTGGCGCGGGCTTCCGGAACAAGTGTCGCTGCGCCACCAATTGCAAGCCCGACCGGTAGCGTGGCCCGAGGCCCGGTCCGCCCGGAGCACCGACGGGGGACGGGCTAAAAATCCGCCTGCTCTGTAGGCCGCTTCGGACCTTTTCATCCTGGGCCGAGTGACACAAAGTCCGAAAATACTTTGTACGTAGGCACCGCCCGGCCCAGTCGGAAAACTCACGACTCTCGGCCTAAATCCGAGCACCCAGTAAACAACTTTCGTTTTCAACCGAGGCCCCAAACTGAAACAGCCCCAAAACCTGCAAGCGATCCGCAATTCACTGAGACCGGCTCGAGCAGCAGCCGTACGAAGAAAAGGCTCctctccaaaataaaaaatagaaaaaccaaaatcccctaaaaaaacaaaactggaaaaaaaaaaagtccggCTGGTTTCTCGATCTCGCTGGGTGGAATGCGACCGGACCGGAAGACGACTGCGCAGCGGTCGAAGCGATGTTGAATTGCCTTGGACAAATGCGGACTCCCAATCAGCAGCTTGTGCAGCATTTTTCTGCGCCAAACGATCGCCCGGTCGCTGCCTCCAGGCTGTCCCTCGTCCTCATCTAGCGCCCAAGGAGATGAACCATGCAAGCACGGGCGTATTTCTTCTTTAAACAAAGAtgatttgttttgttgctCCTTTCTAACATATCCAAAGGGCACTACTTGCTTTGGACGAGACAAAATTTATCTGTAGAAAATTAGGAGGACAAGATACGCACGCACGAATACGATCGTGTTGGCCCGACCCACTGCATGGGCCGAGGAAAATGCAGGGTTTGGCATGCCGGGTTCCACTAGCGAGAGATAATGGAACAGAAAAAGATCAGCCCCAATTAATACAAATGTAGTTCCACTCACTTAATTTGGGGCTCGATCTTTGCGTGGAACTACGTACATTGGTTCCACACGCACCCAGGGCATGCTACTAGAAGATACTATCAGCGGCCTAAAAGGTAAAACGGCAGAACACAGTTACTTAAGCTTTACAAACGGCTTAGAGGGATCGCCACCACGATGCAGACTCAAATGAACATTGTATTTTAACTGTCCTTCTCTTGCTAGTTCGATCCTTCTTCGATCAGCATCATCTGGGGCTTTCAGTCTGCATCTATCTCTTAATTCAATGATGTACACCATGCTGTCGAAGAGCATATCCTGAAGCACGCAATGCATCGGCTTCTTCCCCTGTCAGCTTCGAATTGAATTAATGCAGGGGTTGGTGTTGTCTGGCTGGCTGTAGCAAATTAAGTTCAGGCTACCACCCTTGGATGTACGCGACAAGTTAATTTGTCAACATACGACGTGCCCCCGTACCCGTACCATCGATCGGACGGCAAGCTGGCCCCAAGGCGACAATGAACGGATAGGATAGATCATGGGCGCCGGCGTGTCCATCCACCGAGAGATCAGATCAGACTAAGCATGGACTAATCGGGCAACGAATTTGGATGCTTCATCCCAAGTGGGACTGTGCAGCAGCTGCACGTGAGCTTAATCCTCCAGCCTATAAATATGCATGAAGAGCCGCATCATCTTGCACAAGCCACAGCTGCAGATAAGCAAGTGCAGGGCACGCTCTCTGAACTTTTAGCTGAGTAGAGCTAGTTATCTATCCATGGCCGCCTCTGCCGCATCTTGCATTTCGCTGCTGGTGCTCGTGGTGGCACTGGCCGCGGTGGCGTCGGCGCAGCTGTCGCCGACGTTCTACGACACGTCGTGCCcgagggcggcggccaccaTCAAGGCCGCCGTCGTGGCCGCCGTGAGGGCCGAGCCCCGCATGGGCGCGTCCCTGGTCCGCCTCCActtccacgactgcttcgtCCAGGTATACACCTCCTCctattctaaatttttgtcgtggtttcagttcaaatttgaactaaaatttaggatcggagggagagAGTAATTTCTAGACCATGAGGTACTTAAATTGTATGTACAAATATGCATGCGTATTTCTGGCTTAAAAGCGACCTGCCAGCCGGGATTAGCCATGTATTCATGCATTATTGGCTTCTTAATTAATTGCTGCTGCTTGACTACTGTACATGAAGGGGTGTGACGCGTCGATTCTGCTGGCGGGCCAGGAGCAGGACGCGCCCCCAAACAAGGGTTCAGTTCGAGGCTACGGCGTCATCGAAAACATCAAGACCCAGGTCGAGGCCATCTGCAAGCAGACcgtctcctgcgccgacatCGTTACCCTCGCCGCacgggactccgtcgtcgcgGTAATTAAGATCTATCTGATCATCTATATGATCAATTCAATTTCTACgacttgtactaaatcaacgacacttattatggatcggaataAGTACTTACTTAGTTAGCTAATTTCTGGCTTAATTGGCTTGGTTATACATGCAGTTGGGAGGGCCGTCATGGACAGTTCCACTAGGCAGAAGGGACTCCCTGGACGCAAACGTGGCGCAGGCGAACAGCGACCTCCCAGGCCCGACATCGAGCCTCAACGACCTGGTGACCGGGTTCATGAAGAAGAACAGCCTCAGCCTAGTCGACATGGTGGCGCTCTCCGGCGCGCACACGCTGGGGCAGGCCCAGTGCCAGAACTTCAGGGCCCGGATCTACGGCGGCGACGCCAACATCAACGCGGCCTACGCCACGTCGCTCAAGGCCAACTGCCCGCAGACAGGCGGCGGGGACAACAACCTGGCGCCGCTGGACCCGACCACCCCCAACGGCTTCGACAACGCCTACTACGCCAACCTCATGAGCCAGAGGGGCCTCCTGCACTCGGACCAGGTGCTGTTCAACAATGGCACGGCGGACAACACGGTCCGGAACTTCGCGTCCAGCGCGGCGGCGTTCGGCAGCGCCTTCGCTTCGGCCATGATCAAGATGGGGAACATCGAGCCCAAGACCGGCACGCAGGGCCAGATCAGGCTCGTCTGCTCCAAGGTCAACTCTTAGGACGTCGATCGTTCGTTGACATGCAGGTGAAGGAATAAGGCTTATAGCACGTGGCCAGTATAGATATACTCGATACACCAGCATGCACTAGCTATAGTGTGTACACACGATCGAATTCTCATGCAAAGGCATGGAGGATTCTTAATTATTCTCTTTGTGTGATTTGTCTCAAGTCAATCATGCAATAAGTCTACAATGAGTCTACACACCTCTTAATTGCGTGAAAGTGGGGATCCAGAGAAGCATCGATCGGTCGAGGACTAAATGGATAAGATATCCAAATATGCGATGCCAACTCGATCAATCTACCGTCTCGTCGTGCATGCCGCTATAGCTAGCCGTAGGATCGGTCAATCCCAGGACAGTATGCAAGCATtgaccagctagctagctaggtcgCCGCACGTTGTTGGCAATCAGtggcacgcatgcatgcgcaCATCCATATGGATATGGAGGCATGGGGCTGACAGCCTCCGACTTAAATTGCTACCGCCAAAGTGCCAACACCAAGTTGCAAGGCAACGCCCAATAATTCGAATGAACAATCTGTTTTGGCCATTGTCGTGGAAAGAAACGACCGTCGACTGACCACTGGTCTGAATGTTTAAGCTGGCTAGAATACGTGTGGCCGTGGGGGCCGGTCAGCATCCGTCCAAAGGCaatacagtactccctccgtccaacaaaaaatgtctcaaatttgttaaattttggatgtatgtagacatgatttagtgtatagatgcattcaaatttagtcaaaattgagacatcatttgttgtatggagggagtatattcaATGTTGGTTTGACCGCTCCGCCGTCATCTTGCACTCCCGTCGCATGACAGTCACTGTTGCCTGGCGGATCGACACGGGCGGCAGCGGATGTATAGTACTGTGTGGACGTTGACATGAGATGACGCTCTTTTTGGCTGATATCGGCAAGGCTCTTTTCTGGTTTTGCTTGACTTTTCTGTCTGTGGCCAACTCCAATGGGATCATCAAATTTTGTatcaaatgttttttttttgtcatttgggggagcaagtggacatgtgtcctttCCATGTCCGCCCATATCCCCTAAATTTCTCTCTCAAATTAGTTTTTCATTCTCTATTGTTTCTCCTCTCCTTTCActttttcttctcatttttccatttcttgttGTGCGGCCGGGATGGACAAAAGAGAGCAAGTTTCAGACAAGTTTGGGGATGTGTCCGGACAAACGTGACATTTTGTCCGTTTAGAGAATGACATTGGGAGATGATTTTGGGGGCAAATGTCCATATCCCTGAATAGGACATTTGGGATAGTTTTGAGGGATGACATTGGAGATCCTCTACTATCTTAAATACCATTGACTACCCGCTTAATTTCATGCCAAGGAGAAGTACACATAGAGTTAATATCTTAAATAGGATTTATGTAAAGGAGAAGTAATATATTAATATCCTCCATGCCTTTGCATGAGCGAATTGGAACGGTACAAATGTATGTGTATATTTTCCGCCACCCGTACGGTAGCTAGCATCAAACTGTTTCCCGGGCATTATTCTTCACATAAGTTATAGCCAGCAGCTCGCTATACTATCATCTTTCCTCTTAGTATCCTATTCAAGAATGTACGATTGATTCACGAGTTAACCTTGGAGCAGACGATCCTGATCTGCCCCTGCGTCCCGGTCTTGGGCTCGATATTCCCCATCTTCACCATGGCGGAAGCAAAGGCGCTGCTGAAGGCCGCCGCGCTGGACGCGAAGTTCCGGACCGCGTTGTCCGTCGTGTCATTGTTAAAGAGCGCCTGGTCCGAGTGCAGGAGGCCCCTCTGGTTCATGAGGTTGGCGTAGTAGGCGTTGTCGAAGCCGTTGGGGGTGGTCGGGTCCAGCGGCGCCAGGCTGGTGCCCGTGCCTGTCTGCGGGCAGCTGGCCTTGAGCGACGTGGCGTAGGCCGCGTTGATGTTGGTGTCGCCGCCGTAGATCCGTGTCCTGAAGTTCTGGCACTGGGCCTGCCCCAGCGTGTGCGCGCCGGAGAGCGCCACCATGTCGGCCGTGCTGAGGTTCTTCTTAAGGAAGGCCGCCTCGAGCTGCGAGCGGCTGGAGTCCGGGCCCGGGAGGTCGGTgagcgtcgccgccgcgttcGCGTCGATGGAGTCCCTTCTGCCCAGTGGAACCGTCCACGACGGCCCTCCCAGCTGCAAATTAACCAAGAAGGAAATTGGATTATTGTTACAAGCGTGTCAACTGATAGAATTAATATTTGACCATGTAAATGATATATAGTATGGAAGATGATCTTACGGCGACGACCGAGTCCCGAGCGGCGAGGGTGAGGatgtcggcgcaggagacgGTCTGGTTGCAGAGCGCCTCCACCTGGGTCTTGATGTTGTCGATGACGCCGTAGCCTCGAAGCGAATCCTTGTTCGGAGCTGTGTCCTGCTCGTTGCCCGACAGCAGAACGGACGCGTCGCAGCCCTGCAGCCAAGCAAGCAATATCCACATATATATGGTTAACCCCGGttgcctctttttttttctttctatcaaCCAAGTTAGTTAACATGCGATACTTGCATTTGCAATTTTGTATGTAATCCTGTCTATATGTAGTAGTGTTTAAAAGCTAATGCCTTGAGATAACCAGTAAGTACAAAATGCCGGTTAATTAAGTGGAAAT
This is a stretch of genomic DNA from Brachypodium distachyon strain Bd21 chromosome 1, Brachypodium_distachyon_v3.0, whole genome shotgun sequence. It encodes these proteins:
- the LOC100833944 gene encoding peroxidase 1; translated protein: MAASAASCISLLVLVVALAAVASAQLSPTFYDTSCPRAAATIKAAVVAAVRAEPRMGASLVRLHFHDCFVQGCDASILLAGQEQDAPPNKGSVRGYGVIENIKTQVEAICKQTVSCADIVTLAARDSVVALGGPSWTVPLGRRDSLDANVAQANSDLPGPTSSLNDLVTGFMKKNSLSLVDMVALSGAHTLGQAQCQNFRARIYGGDANINAAYATSLKANCPQTGGGDNNLAPLDPTTPNGFDNAYYANLMSQRGLLHSDQVLFNNGTADNTVRNFASSAAAFGSAFASAMIKMGNIEPKTGTQGQIRLVCSKVNS
- the LOC100834256 gene encoding peroxidase; the protein is MAASCISLQLMLVVAALAAVASAQLSPTFYDTSCPRAAATIKSAVAAAVASEPRMGASLLRLHFHDCFVQGCDASVLLSGNEQDTAPNKDSLRGYGVIDNIKTQVEALCNQTVSCADILTLAARDSVVALGGPSWTVPLGRRDSIDANAAATLTDLPGPDSSRSQLEAAFLKKNLSTADMVALSGAHTLGQAQCQNFRTRIYGGDTNINAAYATSLKASCPQTGTGTSLAPLDPTTPNGFDNAYYANLMNQRGLLHSDQALFNNDTTDNAVRNFASSAAAFSSAFASAMVKMGNIEPKTGTQGQIRIVCSKVNS